A window of Panthera tigris isolate Pti1 chromosome A3, P.tigris_Pti1_mat1.1, whole genome shotgun sequence genomic DNA:
CTCAGATTGATAGTGCAAATTCACCTGGATTTGGTTTGGCAGACACTTTTAAGGCAAAGCTGATTTCAAGCTCACTTCCCCCCAGGATGACCGTTTTCACTGTGCTTTTGCACTCAGAATTTCTTACTTTCTTGCCAACTcgatgcatttgaaaaaatactatttttatccaACTTTGGAGTTACTTTCTTTGAACATTTACAATCATAGTCTCCGACATAGAGATCTGGATATTCTTCTAGACAACCCTTTCACTGAGGTGTATCCAGACCCCTGAGGGCCCGCAGTTGATATGGAGATCTCAGTCCCAACTACCTCCCTTGGATGGACCCAAGACGTGTCTTCTCTTTTGGGGACAACTGAAGCTCAAGCATCTGTGTTGCCAGCCAGTGTTCGTGTTTGGCCACTGGGGATTATGGACGCCAATAAACTATGTCGACTCATGATATTTGTAGGGGCCACGTATGCAGAGAAGACTAAAGACGGCTCCCGTGCCTCTCAGTTGCTTTACCTTCTTGTAGATGCCCATGTTTTGCTGCTTCTTCCTCAAGGCAGTTCTGCTTGCGCAACTGCAGCCAGGCTCCCATAAGTGTCTTCCCGTTGGCCGGATGCTCACCTGCTCTACCCCACATCTCTTAGGAAGTCGATGTCCAACCTTGCAGTGCTTCTGAACCTTGTTAGAATCATGGAGCGCTTTGAGAATCTCATGAAACGTTTCTCCAGGAAAATCCAGTGCTAGCCAGAATGGCATTTCAGAGGGTGCAGAGGGTTTCAGAGGGTTCCTGGTCCTCCGCCCAGGTGATTTGTCAAGCACCTGGCGATTGGTCTTCCTAGAAGTGGGACTAGGGTCTCAGGCCTCAGCTGTGGTGGGTGTGCGCTTCCTCAGAAATTCATATGATATGTACATGCACCTGGGAGTAATCAGAAAGCTCCATGTTCTGTGCTTTTGATCGATCCTTcctctgtttgttttcatataaCCGATTGTGTTGCCAGGGAGCTTACAGAAAGTAGGTCcaaaggaaagtttttttttttctttatattgggATTTCCTAACTGCATTTAGTAAATAGTTCCTGGGGCCACTGTTGGTTTGACCCTGATTTGTTTCCGTCCCTATGTGAGTTTAGATCTGTTGCAAGGAGACTGAGCCTTTATTGATTTGTTCTTGGGTGagttttaataaatacaaactaACAGTCTTACTCTGTGCGAGTCTTCGTCTTTTTGTACCCCTATGCATTTCTGATTTGGCctttttcttaacctctctgagctagtttccatctgcaaaatgagtgACTGGACTGGATTAGATGTACTGAAATTGCACTTCTCCGAGCACCtcagggaggctggtggggggagagggagctgggtgtggggaggggctccTGCCCTAACTGCTGCTTCCACCACAGCAGGTCTGCTTTAGGCGCCTTCCACCTGGGGTCTGGAGTAAGATTCATTTTGAATGAATTCCACAGGGGATCCCTGATGTCTGTGCCTCTGCCCTGAGCAGGAGTCCTGTCACCTGGGttgcaggtgggggcagggagagaaggtgaTCCTGTCTAGCCCACCgaccctccaccccttccccttgACTCCCTACCTCTGTTCCTAGTTCAGTTCCAGGATGTTACCTTTGACAGTGAGAGTGTTAGTGCTGCTGCTGCCCTTGGGTCAGGCCGCTCCCAAGGACGGAACCGTGAGGTAAGGGGATTCAGAGGGCAGGGCCGTGGGCTGGGACGGGGACAGTCTCTGGGGAATCTGAGGGTGTGGTGGGCCCCTCTGGGAGGCGGGAGATGGGGCTTTGTGCTCCCTGATCTCTGTATCTGAGCCCCGCTCCCTGCCCGGGTACTGCAGCCTCTAAGCCAGTTAGAGCACCCCTCGCAGGGTGGGCATTCAGTACGCGTTTGCTGGGGTCAGTGTGTCTGGGATCCAGGAGCTCCGTTCCCACGGGGTGTGAAGCATGAGGTGGAAGCTGTGGGCCAAGCAAGGGGCTGCGGTCCTCTTAGCAAGACCTTATAGTGGGAATGCCGATGACATCAAGATCATTAGCAGACCATTTCTATTTTGCGCGAGCATCCTTTGTCAAGGTTTTTGGTATGAATGCTACACAGTAGATGtgctgggtggggtggagggacagaTCCAGGAGCAGCAGCGAGACTGGCAGCGGTGACAAAGGCCACTACAGTGGCTCCTGCCAACAGTCTGGCTTCACAGGTCCGGACTGATTTGGGCAAACAGGTAGCCCTGTCCAGAACTGGGAGCAAACCGTGAGCTTTAAGGACTGAGAAAGAGACCCTGAGTAGGTTCAAACTCCAAAACCAACATAAATGCCCTCAGCTTGGAAAAAAGAATCCAGTCTGTGGATTTGTGGAGCAAATCGGGTCTGTGTAAAACTGGGCAGTGCCTCGGGGCTGAGCCAGAGACCTGCCCCTTGGGGCCTGGCACCAAAGTAGAAGGGTGACCACAATCCATGTGGTCCGCCACCCGCTCACTGTTTTCCTGGATCTCCAACTTGTATCCACTAGGTGTGGCCTCATCTGGCCTCTAACCAGATGCTTTATTTGGGTTTTCACTTAGCATCTAAGTTAGGAATCTGCAAAAAGAATAGTCGGAGGGAGTAAGGTTCTGCTTCTGAGACCAGgagggccccctccccaccaggttTTTGGGAATTTGAGAGAACAATGCCCTTCGGGTCTGGGGAGAGAACCCTACAAAGAGCTTGAGGGTGGAAGGCCGGTCGGCTGCATCCTGTGAGAGGCTCTTTGCAAGGCcggcccttctctccctcctccaggctgGATCCTGACCTGCAGCAGCAGCCCTTGCCCAACCCCTTCCAGCCAGGCCAGGAGCAGCTCCGGTGAGTGGGCTGGTCTGGGGGGCAGGCCTGGGTCTGCAGACCGGCCTCTCTGGGGCTTACTTCCCGTGTTCCCACCAGGCTTCTGCAGAACTACCTACAGGGGCTGGAGAAGATGGAAGAGGAGCCGCAACACATGAGCCGGGAGCAGGGTGAGGGCCTGGGCCGTGGGGCCGGCGGGTGGGGGGCTTAGGGCAGCAGAGTCGGGACTGACCCCAGGCCGTCGGGTGCCCCCTGCCTCCTCCGTCTGTCCCTGGTGCCCCTTCTGATGTAGCCTCTTTCTCCCCCTTAGTTCTCCTCTACCTCTTTGCCCTCCACGACTATGACCAGAGTGGACAGCTGGATGGCCTGGAACTGCTGTCCATGTTGACCGCAGCTCTGGCCCCTGGAGCTGCTGATTTTCCTATTGCCAACCCGGTAAGCCCTGCCGGCTGGGGGGCCCCTTCTCCCCCACGAAGGAGACGCCGCTTCTTGGGACTTCGGGTTTTTTCATCATGACTCTTTTGGTGAATCGACCATAAAAGAAATGCTCAAAGCACTGCCTGGCAGGGACGTAGGAAGGTGTTGGGAGGGTCAGGGCTTCTGGGAACACCTCCGTTCACTGTAGACGCCACGGCAACTGTGTGCTTCCACAGGTGATCCTGGTAGTGGACAAGGTGCTCGAGACCCAGGACCTGAATGGGGATGGGCTCATGACCCCTGCAGAGCTCATCAACTTCCCAGGAGAGGCCCCAagccacacagagcccaaagagccTCTGGAGCCACAAGATGTTGGGAGGCAGTCCCTGGTAGCTAAAAGCCCATCAAGACCAGAAACGCAGGAAGCCCTGGGTCCTAGAGGAGAAGATGGGGGACAGGTAGAGGCCAGAAGGGAGTCCTTGGAGCCTGTACAGGAggctgggggacaggcagaggctgAAAGAGAAGCCCCAGCCCCTGGAGCGGAGGCTATAGgacaggcagaggccagggatactgGAAAGGAAGCAGAGGAGCTTCCAGGGGAAACACTGGAGTCGAAGGACACCCCAAATGACTTTGAAGTTCATGCTGTTCAACTGGAGAATGATGAGATATAAATCTTGAGGTCACAAGTTTGCCTCCCTAGAAGTCTCAGTACCAGAACATAAGCCCCGGAGAgtcgtgtgcgtgtgtgtgtgtgcgcacgtgctgCGACGAGGACCGCCTCTTTGTCCACTTCCTGGCCCCAGTAGGGACAGGTCTTTCTGTGCAGCTCAGGGAGACCCTAAGTTGAGGGGCAGCTTTAGGGCCCAGACAGCCAATAAAAAACTGAATGAATTCATCCACTCAGGCCGTCTACCTACAGGTCTAGCCTGCCTGATCTCAGGGACACAGGGGGTTGGGGACCGGGAGGGCCTCTCGGAGGGGCTTCGGCTTTCCCAGTGTTCCTGGACAGTGCCCGGCAAGCAGGCTGCAGCAGTAGGGCCCGGCCGGCTGCAGACAAGCCGGGGAAGAGAGCACAGACTCTCCCTGGGGCCCGAgtgctccccttcccccctccgcccccccccccccccccccccaccgggtgTTCAGATACCCAGAAGCCTCCTGCAGCTCCGAGCAGGTCTTCCCCACCACCCTGTATGTGCCCACCCCCAAATATTAAGAACTGCCATTTATTGAGAGCCTGGTCCGTACCAGCCATCATGCTGGACATTTTATATGTTGTCTGTACCCTCACAATAATTCTATGACCAGGCAGAATTAgctccatttgacagatgaggaaactgaggaagacGGCATTCAGTAATACACCCAAGGTGACACTGCTAGTTAAGTGGCCGATTTGGATTCACGTGTGTCAGACTGCAAAGCCCAGGCTCTGTATCACATTCTGTGGCCTCACACACCCTGCCCCAACTCCCCTATGAAGCTTATAAAAAATAGGCTAATTCCAATATGCCCTCAGGCCCCGTCTTCCTCCGGGACAGCAACTGTATCCTGGGGCACATTTGTGGCTGAAGCACAGCCTTAACTACAGGGCGGCTCTAAGGGTGGGGCTTGTTGGTTCTGGGACagtcacggggggggggggggggggggggggggggcgatatTTTTAGATTGTGAAGGCACCACCAAACCAGAGTAGGCTCCCTGCCCATTGGCCCATCAGCTTGGCTCAACCTTGTGGACAGTCCTGGAGCCTTAAGACTGGAGTCTTGTGACAGCCCAGGGGCCCAGAGATTTTCAAATGGGCGTATTGTTTGGAAGGTTCCCTGGGGCACAAGGACAGAAGTGTCCCCCTGCCCTCAGCCAGGAAGCCTCACGGTCTCTACCCACCCCCTGTGGCTCCTCCTCACCAGACCGGCTGGGCCACCACCAAGGGCACAGCTGGAGGCAAGTCCTGGGTACTTCCCTGCTGCTCTGGTGTAGGCAGCCCCTCCTCTGGGCCTCGGCAAGGAGGTTAATTTGGGGACTAGAGAAGAAGAGGGTGAAGGGCTGTAGTATCAAAGCCTCTGGAGTCCCCAGCCAGAGCAGTTCAGGAATCAAGGACAAACAGACTGGCAGAAGGAAGCTGGCTTTGGGGCAGATTTatttcctgtgtggctcagcagtgtgagagagacacaggacaCAGGCGGAACCCTCCCTCGGTCTGCATCCGCCCAGGGAGCAGGGCAGCCCATGTGCCAGGCTGGATGGAGGGGAGAAGGCAACGGTGGCTGGTGATGCCAGCCTCCAAGGAGGGGGGTAGTGTAAGCCAGCAACCGCCACCATCGGGCATTCACACAATGCCATCAAAGCCCTGCAGGCCACACTTCTTGCCGGCCACCTGGCAGCCAAATCTCAAAGCCTCCTGCATACTCTTCCCTGGAGAGACAAATAGCTAGATGAGCTCGGTCTTCCGGGCAGAGGCAGGCCTCAGCCCTGGGCCTCGTGCCGGGGGGGTACTCACCCTGGGACAGGCTGAATATGACTGAGGCGTTGAAGGTGTCTCCGGCCCCCAGAGTATCCACCACCCGGGGTGGAGGGAAAGCATCCGAGTGAAGCAGCTGTCCGTCAGGGCCCAGGGCATCAGCGCCCTCCTCAGCCCAGGCGCAGACTAGCATAGCCCTGCAAGACCCTCCACTCAGCTGGGCTGTCAGCCCACCgggcccccagcctcacccccctccccagggcggCCCCCAGTGTCCAGGCTCACTCACGCTCCGTACCTAAGGCCTCTTCCTGgctttcccctgctcacccttTCCTCACACGACCATACAAGCCCCTCAGGGCCTCCACTGCTGACCGGAACCCCAAGTGCCTGGCCACATCTTTGCTGACAAACACCTGTGGGCAGTGGAAGAGAGGCTGACGGTTACCTCCACCCTAGTCCTGGCTCAGTCACTCACCACCAGCAGCCTGGCGTTGCCCCCATAGTGCAATGTCACTCCTCCAACGTGGCCACCTAAATCCCCAACGTAGTATCTCGCTGTCCCACTGGGATGCGTTTTCATACTTGCTCTAGATATGCTAGAATACAGCCCTGTAAATTGTGACGCAAAAATCCCCGGTTTATTTGTTCTAGAGCAACGAATGTCCCTGCAATTGAAAACCCACAGCGAGCCTTGAGCGCCATCTGGCGGTGAGAGCTACCACTGCCACGTTACACCTCTGGCTCTCGCGggcgtttttgttttgttttcttaatgcaACTATGCCCTCTGGGttgtttcttcacctataaaacaaAGGGGCAAGGGTTGTAGAGCTTCCTCAACGCCAGCTACACATTAGAACTTCCAGAGAgagttttgttaaaaaatacttcagCTGAGCTCCACCCCCACCAATCAAATAAAAACCCAGGGTGTGGCTCAGGCACCCGCACCTTTGTGCCACCCGAGTGGAGGTCCAACCAGCTCAGGCTATGATGCCAGGATTGTCACTCAGATTTCATCTCCATTCCAGAACTGCCCAAACTTACCCTATGCAAgtcccctcccatcctccctcacccctcagtGGCCCCCACAGCCTGCCACCCACCCCAGAGTTGGAGGACACCTGGGAGAACAGTCCCATTCTTCCATTTGACAGAAGGAGAGACtgaggaggcccagggaggagatGCTCCCGCGCAGGGTGCTCCGAGGCTGGCTCTAGTGGCCCCCCCACCTTGGCTACTCTCGTACCTATGCACCCACTGGGACGGAGAAATTTTGCTCCGTGGCCACTGCTGAGGCCTGCACGGGAGCCCAAAGCTGGGGGCCTCTTTGCCCCCCACCTGCCAATGACACCAAGCCATTCCAGGTGTGGGAGGCAGAACAAGGGAATGCTTGGCTCCCTTTAAGAACCAAATTAGCAGGATGTGGCAAGGGGAAGCTGTGTGGGCCACTCACCACGTCTCCATAGCCAAACAGCTGGAACAGCTCCTCTCGGGGCTTCTCCACTTCCACGGACACTCGGATCTTTTGACCTGGAGGCTGCCTGGCATTGTGCTGTTCTATCCGCTGCAGCATCTGCACCTGTTCCGATGCATTCCggccctggggcggggcggggcggggcagctCAGGACCAGCTGGGCAGTGCCCAGCTGATCTGGCtcattcttccctccctgctGGAATTCCgggtgaggggaggcagggggcggGAACTCCATTCTAAGTTTCAAAATTCTAGAGCAGTCATGGACCTTGGAGACCTTATTAaccagccgccccccccccccccatttcacagaggaggagacaaaagaataaaagactttCTTAAGGACCTACAGTAAATTAAATCACAAGGCTAGGATTAGAACTTGGGACTTCTCAGAGTCTAGAGGAGGTGGGCAGTCTGTAACACAGAAAGCATGGGCCTTTGCCTGGAGCCGGCATCCTGCTTCTGGTGCCTACaccctgctgtgtgaccttgagtaagtcactcAATctttctgggccttagtttcttacctgaaaacacaaagaagaatgGAGAGGGGATGAGGGTAGTTGGATTCATTTATCTCTAAGGTACATCATGGTTCAAAAAAACTAAGAAGGCAAAATATGTGGAGGACCTGGCACGTTGAGCCCCTCAAAACACAGGTAGGGCAGGACTTGCCTCGATGTGGATCCACTTGAACCGGGTCAGATCAACTTTGTCAAAGTCCGCAGCAGACACATCTGGCAGGTTCCTAAGTCATAGGACAGAAACGACAGAAAAGGCATGATGGTGAGGTCAGCCAAGGCTGGGATCTCTAACTGGTTGCTGGGGCCCCTTTGCCTGGTGCTGCCTGCAGCATGGCCAGAAACTACATCTACAGCACAGGCTTCTACAGCACAGGCTTCTGAGGCTCAGCTCCAGGATAGGCTATTCCAGGCTAAACTCCTGACCACTCCTTGCCCCACTCAGTTCCATCCAGACAGGGGATTAGAAGCAGTTTGCTAGAATGCCCTTTGGGTGTTGGAGGCTGTGATATTTTCTAAGGGTAAACTCAACTGCAGCATGTGACAAGAGGCCAGTTGAGTGCCTTGGAGACCACATCTCCCAGAATACTCTAAGAGCACCAGGGACTACAATTCCCAAAATCCCCCGCCTTGCCAGCAGCACACAGCTCCCAGCATGCAATGCCCTGGTGATCTACAAAGGCTATGGCTGCTCTGGGTC
This region includes:
- the KHK gene encoding ketohexokinase isoform X2, with protein sequence MEDKQILCVGLVVLDIINVVDKYPEEDTDSRCLSQRWQRGGNASNSCTVLSLLGAPCAFMGSLAPGHVADFLVADFRQRGVDVSQVAWQGRGETPCSCCIVNNCSGSRTIVLYDTNLPDVSAADFDKVDLTRFKWIHIEGRNASEQVQMLQRIEQHNARQPPGQKIRVSVEVEKPREELFQLFGYGDVVFVSKDVARHLGFRSAVEALRGLYGRVRKGAMLVCAWAEEGADALGPDGQLLHSDAFPPPRVVDTLGAGDTFNASVIFSLSQGKSMQEALRFGCQVAGKKCGLQGFDGIV
- the KHK gene encoding ketohexokinase isoform X1; translated protein: MEDKQILCVGLVVLDIINVVDKYPEEDTDSRCLSQRWQRGGNASNSCTVLSLLGAPCAFMGSLAPGHVADFVLDDLRRYSVDLRYTVFQTTGSVPISTVIINEASGSRTILHAYSFLVADFRQRGVDVSQVAWQGRGETPCSCCIVNNCSGSRTIVLYDTNLPDVSAADFDKVDLTRFKWIHIEGRNASEQVQMLQRIEQHNARQPPGQKIRVSVEVEKPREELFQLFGYGDVVFVSKDVARHLGFRSAVEALRGLYGRVRKGAMLVCAWAEEGADALGPDGQLLHSDAFPPPRVVDTLGAGDTFNASVIFSLSQGKSMQEALRFGCQVAGKKCGLQGFDGIV
- the KHK gene encoding ketohexokinase isoform X3; the encoded protein is MEDKQILCVGLVVLDIINVVDKYPEEDTDSRCLSQRWQRGGNASNSCTVLSLLGAPCAFMGSLAPGHVADFVLDDLRRYSVDLRYTVFQTTGSVPISTVIINEASGSRTILHAYRNLPDVSAADFDKVDLTRFKWIHIEGRNASEQVQMLQRIEQHNARQPPGQKIRVSVEVEKPREELFQLFGYGDVVFVSKDVARHLGFRSAVEALRGLYGRVRKGAMLVCAWAEEGADALGPDGQLLHSDAFPPPRVVDTLGAGDTFNASVIFSLSQGKSMQEALRFGCQVAGKKCGLQGFDGIV
- the KHK gene encoding ketohexokinase isoform X4, with protein sequence MEDKQILCVGLVVLDIINVVDKYPEEDTDSRCLSQRWQRGGNASNSCTVLSLLGAPCAFMGSLAPGHVAENLPDVSAADFDKVDLTRFKWIHIEGRNASEQVQMLQRIEQHNARQPPGQKIRVSVEVEKPREELFQLFGYGDVVFVSKDVARHLGFRSAVEALRGLYGRVRKGAMLVCAWAEEGADALGPDGQLLHSDAFPPPRVVDTLGAGDTFNASVIFSLSQGKSMQEALRFGCQVAGKKCGLQGFDGIV
- the CGREF1 gene encoding cell growth regulator with EF hand domain protein 1; protein product: MLPLTVRVLVLLLPLGQAAPKDGTVRLDPDLQQQPLPNPFQPGQEQLRLLQNYLQGLEKMEEEPQHMSREQVLLYLFALHDYDQSGQLDGLELLSMLTAALAPGAADFPIANPVILVVDKVLETQDLNGDGLMTPAELINFPGEAPSHTEPKEPLEPQDVGRQSLVAKSPSRPETQEALGPRGEDGGQVEARRESLEPVQEAGGQAEAEREAPAPGAEAIGQAEARDTGKEAEELPGETLESKDTPNDFEVHAVQLENDEI